Genomic DNA from Mesorhizobium sp. 131-2-1:
GTGTGCCCGGACTCGGTGGACTGGGCGCCCGTTGCTGCTGCGGCCGCGGCGTATGCTCCTGCTGAATGGCGGCCGTAAGCCCGCAATTTCCACCCGTGCCGAAGCCTCCCGAAAGCTGCTGAGTGCCGGTCAGAAACGGCAACGCCCGCTGGGTGCCGAGTGCGGCGAGCACAGATCGATTGACCTTGGTAACGTCGCTCATTGCGCCTGATGGCGACGCGACCACACAATCGCAGCGCTGCTTCAGTTCCCTGCATCCGCCGCCGCTGCAGAATCGAGCCGACCCCTTCAGGAGCACGACGGCGGTTTTGCCGTTGGGCGCGATGTGGACATCGAATGCTGTTCCCCGCACGCCTATCGTGCCTGCAGGCGTGACGATCTGGTAGGCGGACGAGGACGAGCTTCCGCTTATCCAGCGAAACGTTCCCTTGGCAGCGCGGATGGTAAGGTTCTTCACCGAATTATCATCGTTGAAGACGTACTTGTCGATGACGACGGAAGAACCCCACCCTACCGCCAGTTTGGTGCCATCCAGGAACACGAATTGGCCAAGCCCGGTATTGGATGTCCTGATACGTTCGTCCCGATGAACGGGTGCGCTGACCACCAGCGGTCCGGTTGCGCCGGTGACGGCAGTCTTGATCACGACTGCCTTGCCGACTGTTTCGGCGGCGGCTATCGGTGTCGTATTGTTGAGCGTCGCGGCAAGCGCGACAATAGCAGCCCACCTCAAGGACGGCATGGCATCCCTCCTGCAAAGCTTTTATTAGCACATGCTCAAAAGACTGTCCTTAGGCCACGGCATACCTCAAATGGAGTAGGGCAGAGCTCGTTCGCAAGCCGCAGCCGGGAGCGGGCTTTGTGGCTATCGCGCGCTTGTGCAGAGGCGTAGGTTTGTCTGATTGAACCGTTTCCGAGCCACAATCCCTCCTGATGCCCAAGGGCTGCGACAACGGAATTTCCATATTAGCACGTACCACCGAACCTGATACTTTGGCCTTCTCTGAACAACTCGGACTTCACTTATGGAGCGCCGGCTTACCGCGATCCTCGCTGCCGATGTGGTCGGCTACTCCAGGCTCATGGGGCTGGACGAGGCGGGCACGCTGTCGGCGCTGAAGACCCACCGACGCGAGATGGCGGACGCCAAGATTGCTGAACATCGGGGGCGGATCGTCAAGCTCACCGGCGATGGCATGCTGGTCGAGTTCCCAAGCGTGGTGAACGCCGTGGCGTGTGCCGCCGAGATCCAGCGCAAAATGCGCGAGCGCAATGTCGACGTTTCGGAAGACAGGCGGATCGAGTTCCGCATCGGCGTCCATCTCGGCGATATCATTGTCGAGGACAACGACATTTACGGCGACGGCGTCAACATCGCGGCGCGTATCGAGAGCATGGCCAGGCCGGGCGGCGTAGCAGTGTCCGGTTCGGTCCGCGACAATGTCGGCAACCGGCTCGACTTGACCTTCGAGGATACGGGCGAGCAAATACTGAAGAACATCGAGCGGCCGGTCAGGGTCTATAACGTCGACCTCTTCGCTGACGCGGCGCCCCGATCCATTGCCTCGATCGCTCGAGAGAAAGCCGAGCCGGCCGCCCGTGCCAAGCCGTCGATCGCCGTCCTTCCCTTCAACAACATGAGCGGCGACCCCGAGCAGGAATACTTCTCCGACGGAATCACCGAGGACATCATCACCGACCTCAGCAAGGTCGGGGCACTGGCGGTCACTGCGCGCAACACAACCTTCGCCCTCAAAGGCAAGGCAATGGACGTGAGCGAAGCGGCGCGGCAATTGCGAGTTTCGCATGTGCTGGAAGGCAGCGTGCGCAAGGCGGGAAGTCGCGTTCGGATCACCGCGCAGTTGATCGACGGGATGAGTGGGCATCATCTGTGGGCCGAGCGCTACGACCGTGATCTCAACGACATATTCGCCCTTCAGGACGAGATCGCGCGGGCCATCGTCGATGCCCTGAAAATCCAGCTGATGCCGGCCGAGCATGCTGCCATCGGCAAGCGCACGACCGACAACGTTGAAGCCTATCAATATTACCTGATGGGACGGCAGCATTTCTTGCGCCTGGGCCGTCGCAATCACCTTTCCGCCCGGCGCCTCTACCAGCGAGCGCTCGAGATCGATCCCGAATACGCGCTGGCGCGGGCCGGGCTGGCGCTGGCTGAAGGCATGTTGCTGAGATCCGGAGATCGCAGCGCAAATCTTGTCACCTTGAGCGCCGAGGCGCAGCGCGCACTGGCATTGGACTCGACGCTGGCGGAAGCTCACGTGGCTGACGCGATGGTACATTTCCAGAAGGAGAAGATCGAACTGGCAGGCGTTGCCTGCCGGCGAGCAATCGCGCTCGATCCCAATCTCTACGAGGCGCACAGGACCTTGGGCGACGTGCTGCGCATGGAGCGCAAGTTTGCAGAGGCCGCGGCCGCATATGAAAAGGCGGCGGAGGTTGATCGCAACAGCTATGGTGCGATGTGCATGCTCTGGGATTGCCGCAAGACCCTGGGCGACGAGGAGGAGGCCCACAGGCTTTCACAGGGGGTGCTGACCCGCATCGAGAAAGCCATGCAATTGTATCCGGACGATGGGGCAGCCTATGCCTATGGCTGCTACATCCTCCATAATCTCGGCCTGGACGAACGCGCCGTCGAATGGGCTGAGCGCGCGATCACCATCGATCCGGAGGACTATAACAGTCACTACAATGTCGCGTGTTTCCTGGCTGCGATCGGCGCCGTCGAAAAGGCGATCGACACGCTGGAGCACAGCGTGCCGCAGCTTGGATTGCAGCAAGTGCACTGGATGGCGCAGGACGTGGATATGAATCCGCTGCGCGATCATCCGCGCTATCTGGAGCTGATCGAGCGCCTGGAGATCAGTTTGGCCGAGGCGGAAGGCTGATCAACCAGCGGGCCCGAATTGCGGCCTCGTGGAGCTTAGAGCCACTTCCCCGTGCGGGACTGCGATGACGGCTGTGGGGGCCACAGGGAACGCCGAGGACAACACAGCGCCGGGCTCGGTGGATTTATGTTCGCGGGTCCCGGGTGTTTGAACAGCTCTCTCGTCTGTTCAGAAGCGTTCTTTCGAACGCCCAATGAAATCAAGGCACTTGAGAATTTGGTACGCCCAAGGGGAATCGAACCCCTGTTACCGCCGTGAAAGGGCGGTGTCCTGACCGCTAGACGATGGGCGCGCTCAGATGCAGCGGCTTATAATTGCGTTGTTCGCAACCGGCAACCCGTCTGCCGCCGCCTGCGACAACTTTTTTCAACAGTGGCAAAAATCGCGATTGCGGGGGGCAGGACTACCGCGAAGCCTCAGCCGTCACCACCGCCGCTGCGCCGACGGCAGCGCCAGTTCCAGTCGCGCTCGGGGCCGACGTCGACATGGACGGATTCGGTGTGGCAGTAGGTGCCGACGCCGCCGCGGCCTGGCATCGAGCGGATATAGCTCGCCAGCTCCCATTTGGAGACGCCGGGAACCTGGATGTCGGCGGCGGCGCAATACATGTGCAGCGAATTCTTGGCGCCGTTGGCGCGGCGGTTGCGGGCCGGGTCGCGATAGCCGGAGGTGACCATCATCTTGCGGCCGTAGTGACCCTCGATCGTCTTCAGCACGCGCACCAGCGACGGCTTCAGGCAGGCGACGTCGACGCTCTCGTTCTGCTTCAACAGGCCGTTCGGCGCGAGCCGCGCCATGCCGGCGGCCGAGGCCACCTGGTAGAGGCCGCCCGAGCCTTCGTCCTCGTTGAGGTCGACGTCGCTCTCATCGTCGATGCCGGACTTGCGCTTGATCTCGAACAGCGCGGTCTGGCGCACGCCGGGCAGGGCATCGGCGCCGGTGATATGATTGCTCGGGTCGTCGAGCGAGGCCAGTTGCACCGGCTTTTCGGCCGGGGTTGCGGAAGCCAGCGTGATGATCGGCTTGGCAGGCGCCTTGGCGACGGCCGGCTGGTCGCCCGAGCGCGTGTTGACCAGCGGCGCCGGCGCCGCCGAGGCAGGCGTGGTGCTGAACAGCGAGGCGAACAGGCCCTTCTTCGGTGCGCTGATCTGCTGCTGCGGAGCTTCGCCCGCTGTCACGTAGACGCCGTTGTTCATTGGCTGCGCGGCCGCCTCGGCCTGCGGCTTGGCCGCGCTCGCGGTGGCGTCGCCGGCGGCGACCTGTTGGGCGACGGCTTGCGTTTGCTCGGCCGTCTGGGCGGGCTGCACCAGCGGCTGCGGCGTGTTGCCGGCAATGCTGTCGGCGCCGGCGGGCACGTTGATCGGGAAGGCCGCCCCGGGCTTGGTCACCGGTACGTAGGCGACCTTTTCAGGCAAGGGCTTGTCGCTATCGTCCATCACGGTCGATACCGCCTCCGAAGAGGCGGAAGTTGCCTGCAGCGACGAATCGGTCGAGCCTGCCGGCCTGGCACTGGTTGCCGCGCTCATCTCGGTGGAGGTGGTATTATAGGCAGGCATGCCGACCGACATGGTCGGGTCGCCGGCAGAGGTGCAGGAGGCCAAAAGCACGGAGAAAAGCGCCGCCGCAATGCTGCGACTTTCCCTTCGTGCGAGACGCCAACCACCTGATTTCAAAACTAAATTCCCCCTCGGTATCCGGCCGGCTCGTCATAGCCGCAGCGTTCTGCGCCCCTCGCAACGAACCCTCTGTTCCCAAACCGGAAACGGGACCTGTGTCAAATCTGCAAGCCTCGGAAGTAATCGTTTTTTCAAGGCGAATTGCGACTGCCAGATAGTTGACGCCACCATTTCGACCTGTTTTAGCAGGCCGTCAACTCACCAGACATTACAGTCTGTTACACGCGCACCTTGACATAGGTGCCCGGCGCATCCCCCAAGGTTTTCATATGCTTGCCCGGTTTGCGCGCCGGCACGCGGGCGTTGTCCTGGGTTTCGACCCAGTGCTGCCAGTGCGTCCACCAGGAGCCGGGATGCTCCACAGCCGAAGCGAACCACTGGCCGAAGTCGCCCACAGGCTTGCTGCCAGTCCAGTACTGGTACTTGTTCGCGGCCGGCGGATTGACGACGCCGGCGATGTGGCCGGAGCCGGCCATCACATATTCGACGCTGCCGCCGAAATAGCGCGAGCCGACAAACACCGAGAGCGCCGGCGCGATGTGATCCTCCTTGGTCGCCAGGTTGTAGACGGGGATCTTGATGTCGCCTAGCGAGACGGTGCGGCCGGCAAGCTCCATCGTGCCGCGCGACAGATTGTTCTCGAGATAGCAGTTGCGCAGGTAGAAGGAATGGTTGGCCGCCGCCATGCGGGTCGAATCGGCGTTCCAGTACAGGAGGTCGAAGGGCAGGGGATCCTTGCCGCGCATGTAGTTGTTGATGACATAGGGCCAGATCAGGTCGCCCGAGCGCAGCATGTTGAAGGCGGTCGCCATCTTGGTGCCGTCGAGATAGCCCTTCTCGTTCATCGAGCGCTCGACCGCCGCGACCTGGTCCTCGTCGACGAACACTTTCAGGTCGCCGGCATGGATGAAGTCGACCTGCGTGGTGAAGAAGGTGGCCGATCTGATGCGGTCGTCGCCTTCCTGCGCCAGCAGCGCCAGCGCAGCCGCCAGCAGCGTGCCGCCGACGCAGTAGCCGATGGCGTTGACTTCTTTCTCGCCGGTCGCCTTCTCGACCATGTCGAGGCCGTATTGCAGGCCTTCGCGGATGTAGGCTTCCCAACCCTTGGAACCGTGGCGCTCGTCCGGATTGATCCAGGAGATGACGAAGACGGTGTGGCCTTGCTCGATCGCCCAGCGGATGAAGGATTTCTGCGGGTTGAGATCGAGGATGTAGAACTTGTTGATCCAGGGCGGGCAGATCAGCAAGGGGCGCTTGAGCACGCTCTCGGTCACCGGATCGTACTGGATGATCTCGGCGACGTCGCTGCGGCCGACCACCTTGCCGGGCGTCGTCGCCACGTTCTTGCCGATCTCGAAGGGCGAGTAGTCGGCCTGCCTGAGCTTCAGGTCGCCCTTGCCGGCGGCGATGTCCTCGGCCAGCATCTTCATGCCGCGCACCAGGTTCTCCCCGTTGGAGGCGACGGTCTCGCGAAACAGCTCAG
This window encodes:
- a CDS encoding FecR family protein, with the translated sequence MPSLRWAAIVALAATLNNTTPIAAAETVGKAVVIKTAVTGATGPLVVSAPVHRDERIRTSNTGLGQFVFLDGTKLAVGWGSSVVIDKYVFNDDNSVKNLTIRAAKGTFRWISGSSSSSAYQIVTPAGTIGVRGTAFDVHIAPNGKTAVVLLKGSARFCSGGGCRELKQRCDCVVASPSGAMSDVTKVNRSVLAALGTQRALPFLTGTQQLSGGFGTGGNCGLTAAIQQEHTPRPQQQRAPSPPSPGTPNPPDPPAPPTDDGNNGHGNDPGKHDPSNPGKSYGPGRKYG
- a CDS encoding adenylate/guanylate cyclase domain-containing protein, giving the protein MERRLTAILAADVVGYSRLMGLDEAGTLSALKTHRREMADAKIAEHRGRIVKLTGDGMLVEFPSVVNAVACAAEIQRKMRERNVDVSEDRRIEFRIGVHLGDIIVEDNDIYGDGVNIAARIESMARPGGVAVSGSVRDNVGNRLDLTFEDTGEQILKNIERPVRVYNVDLFADAAPRSIASIAREKAEPAARAKPSIAVLPFNNMSGDPEQEYFSDGITEDIITDLSKVGALAVTARNTTFALKGKAMDVSEAARQLRVSHVLEGSVRKAGSRVRITAQLIDGMSGHHLWAERYDRDLNDIFALQDEIARAIVDALKIQLMPAEHAAIGKRTTDNVEAYQYYLMGRQHFLRLGRRNHLSARRLYQRALEIDPEYALARAGLALAEGMLLRSGDRSANLVTLSAEAQRALALDSTLAEAHVADAMVHFQKEKIELAGVACRRAIALDPNLYEAHRTLGDVLRMERKFAEAAAAYEKAAEVDRNSYGAMCMLWDCRKTLGDEEEAHRLSQGVLTRIEKAMQLYPDDGAAYAYGCYILHNLGLDERAVEWAERAITIDPEDYNSHYNVACFLAAIGAVEKAIDTLEHSVPQLGLQQVHWMAQDVDMNPLRDHPRYLELIERLEISLAEAEG
- a CDS encoding D-Ala-D-Ala carboxypeptidase family metallohydrolase, which codes for MSVGMPAYNTTSTEMSAATSARPAGSTDSSLQATSASSEAVSTVMDDSDKPLPEKVAYVPVTKPGAAFPINVPAGADSIAGNTPQPLVQPAQTAEQTQAVAQQVAAGDATASAAKPQAEAAAQPMNNGVYVTAGEAPQQQISAPKKGLFASLFSTTPASAAPAPLVNTRSGDQPAVAKAPAKPIITLASATPAEKPVQLASLDDPSNHITGADALPGVRQTALFEIKRKSGIDDESDVDLNEDEGSGGLYQVASAAGMARLAPNGLLKQNESVDVACLKPSLVRVLKTIEGHYGRKMMVTSGYRDPARNRRANGAKNSLHMYCAAADIQVPGVSKWELASYIRSMPGRGGVGTYCHTESVHVDVGPERDWNWRCRRRSGGGDG
- the phaC gene encoding class I poly(R)-hydroxyalkanoic acid synthase codes for the protein MSKAPDSDKAEDGGPSTVEQYLVKDPERFALNMARMIEQAGKAASAWAEPREKGEVRDHVAEPVVDMVKTFSKLSEYWLSDPQRALEAQTRLFAGYMTVWANAIQRVSPNAEAPDDAVKPERGDKRFQDPEWGRNAFFDFLKQAYLVTSRWAGDLVEHAEGLDEHTRHKASFYVKQVSNAIAPSNFILTNPELFRETVASNGENLVRGMKMLAEDIAAGKGDLKLRQADYSPFEIGKNVATTPGKVVGRSDVAEIIQYDPVTESVLKRPLLICPPWINKFYILDLNPQKSFIRWAIEQGHTVFVISWINPDERHGSKGWEAYIREGLQYGLDMVEKATGEKEVNAIGYCVGGTLLAAALALLAQEGDDRIRSATFFTTQVDFIHAGDLKVFVDEDQVAAVERSMNEKGYLDGTKMATAFNMLRSGDLIWPYVINNYMRGKDPLPFDLLYWNADSTRMAAANHSFYLRNCYLENNLSRGTMELAGRTVSLGDIKIPVYNLATKEDHIAPALSVFVGSRYFGGSVEYVMAGSGHIAGVVNPPAANKYQYWTGSKPVGDFGQWFASAVEHPGSWWTHWQHWVETQDNARVPARKPGKHMKTLGDAPGTYVKVRV